From a region of the bacterium genome:
- a CDS encoding peptidase M61 yields MPAALGAQAPVTYEVRFPNAVHHEAEITVTFADLPPGPLEVRMSRSSPGRYALHEFAKNVYSVSAEDGRGRALTIARPDPYGWTVAGHDGTVRFRYTLFADRADGTYSAIDLTHAHLNMPATFVWARGLEERPIRITFHPPAGSGWKAATQLVPTDDPMTFTAPNLQYFLDSPTELSAFTLREWTITSGGRTQTIRLAVHHAGTEEDVDRYTEMAQKVVAEQIAVFGEAPAFDYGTYTFIADYLPYASGDGMEHRNSTILTSSGSIAANAAGLLGTLSHEFFHAWNMERLRSRMLEPFDFERANMSDELWFGEGFTSYYDDLTIKRAGLMDLDEYARSIGAVLNAVINSPGRRYHSPVEMSRLAPFVDAAVSLDPTNRANTFLSYYTWGTAIGLGLDLTLRTRFRGITLDDYMRALWQRYGQPEIPYTIADLERALAEVTGDSAFAADFFDRYIRGRDVPDYEALLAHAGLLLRKANPGRPTLGQAQIRYDGGQAYLVSGTLVGTPLYEAGLDRGDRIISLAGRPVRSDDDVNAVLAAHAPGDVVEIRYEQRGREVTATLRLAEDPRLEVVTYERAGRPVTAEIRRFREAWLGSKAGAS; encoded by the coding sequence CTGCCGGCGGCGCTCGGCGCCCAGGCGCCCGTGACGTACGAGGTGCGGTTCCCGAACGCGGTGCACCACGAAGCGGAGATCACGGTCACGTTCGCGGACCTGCCGCCGGGCCCGCTCGAGGTGCGCATGAGCCGCTCTTCGCCCGGCCGCTACGCGCTGCACGAATTCGCGAAGAACGTCTACTCCGTGAGCGCGGAGGACGGGCGCGGGCGGGCGCTCACGATCGCGCGGCCGGACCCGTACGGCTGGACGGTCGCGGGGCACGACGGCACGGTTCGGTTCCGGTACACGCTGTTCGCAGACCGCGCGGACGGGACGTACAGCGCGATCGATCTGACCCATGCGCACCTCAACATGCCGGCGACGTTCGTGTGGGCGCGCGGGCTGGAGGAGCGGCCGATCCGCATCACGTTCCACCCGCCGGCCGGCTCGGGCTGGAAGGCGGCGACGCAGCTCGTGCCGACGGACGACCCGATGACGTTCACTGCTCCGAACCTACAATACTTCCTGGACAGCCCGACGGAGCTGAGCGCCTTCACGCTGCGGGAGTGGACCATCACGTCCGGTGGGCGGACGCAGACGATCCGGCTCGCGGTGCATCACGCCGGCACCGAGGAGGACGTGGACCGCTACACGGAAATGGCGCAGAAGGTGGTGGCGGAGCAGATCGCCGTGTTCGGCGAGGCGCCGGCGTTCGACTACGGCACGTACACCTTCATCGCGGACTACCTGCCGTACGCGTCGGGCGACGGGATGGAGCACCGGAACTCGACGATCCTCACGTCCTCGGGCTCCATCGCCGCCAATGCGGCCGGGCTGCTGGGGACCCTCTCGCACGAGTTCTTCCACGCCTGGAACATGGAGCGGCTGCGCTCGCGCATGCTGGAGCCGTTCGACTTCGAGCGGGCCAACATGTCGGACGAGCTGTGGTTCGGCGAAGGGTTCACCAGCTACTACGACGACCTGACGATCAAGCGCGCCGGGCTGATGGACCTGGACGAGTACGCCCGCAGCATCGGCGCGGTGCTGAACGCCGTGATCAATTCGCCGGGCCGGCGCTACCACAGCCCGGTGGAGATGAGCCGCCTGGCGCCGTTCGTCGATGCGGCGGTGTCGCTGGACCCGACGAATCGGGCGAACACGTTCCTCTCGTACTACACGTGGGGCACGGCGATCGGGCTGGGGCTGGATCTCACGCTGCGGACGCGGTTCCGGGGCATCACCCTGGACGACTACATGCGCGCGCTGTGGCAGCGCTACGGCCAGCCCGAGATCCCGTACACCATAGCGGACCTGGAGCGAGCCCTGGCGGAGGTGACGGGGGACTCCGCGTTCGCGGCGGATTTCTTCGACCGCTACATCCGTGGGCGCGACGTGCCGGACTACGAGGCGCTGCTGGCGCACGCCGGCCTGCTGCTGCGCAAGGCGAACCCTGGCCGACCCACACTGGGCCAGGCGCAGATCCGCTACGACGGCGGCCAGGCGTACCTGGTCTCCGGCACGCTGGTCGGGACGCCGCTATACGAGGCCGGGCTGGACCGCGGCGACCGGATCATTTCGCTGGCCGGCAGGCCCGTGCGCTCGGATGACGACGTGAACGCGGTGCTCGCGGCGCACGCGCCCGGCGATGTGGTGGAGATCCGCTACGAGCAGCGCGGGCGGGAGGTCACGGCGACGCTGCGGCTGGCGGAGGATCCCCGGCTCGAGGTCGTGACCTACGAGCGGGCGGGCCGGCCGGTCACCGCCGAGATCCGGCGCTTCCGGGAGGCGTGGCTCGGCTCGAAGGCGGGGGCGAGCTGA
- a CDS encoding peptide transporter, whose product MTPERTSQRAPDGGDAPFTFHETPVLPAGFLCAARSCGLKPDGQPDLALFYSAVPAQAAAVFTRNLVPGAPIIVGREIIKKRRLRGIVVNSKVSNVGTGEEGIENARRMGAAAARELGVPVDEVLMSSTGVIGVRLPIERIEATLVGMAAELQSDPLVAARAIMTTDRVPKALSLSVGNATLSAVGKGAGMIAPNMATMLVYIFTDAELPPGAADPLLRAAVADSFNMLSVDTDTSTSDTCVLMANGLAGPVDEQAFAAALKALCIRMAEMLARDGEGASKLVRATVEGARNVEEARRMARSIVESPLVKTMAYGADPNVGRILMALGKCFECEIDPARLEIRIGDALVFANGRRLDFEDAAVRAILSGDPVDIRVDLRLGDGRATAFGCDLTPGYIEENAAYYSS is encoded by the coding sequence ATGACGCCCGAACGAACGTCCCAGCGCGCGCCGGACGGCGGCGACGCGCCGTTCACGTTCCACGAGACCCCGGTCCTGCCGGCCGGGTTCCTTTGCGCCGCCCGGAGCTGTGGCCTCAAGCCCGATGGCCAGCCCGACCTGGCGCTCTTCTACTCGGCGGTGCCCGCCCAGGCCGCGGCCGTGTTCACCCGCAACCTGGTGCCCGGCGCCCCGATCATCGTGGGCCGGGAGATCATCAAGAAGCGCCGGCTGCGGGGCATCGTCGTCAACAGCAAGGTCAGCAACGTGGGCACCGGCGAGGAAGGCATAGAGAACGCCCGGCGTATGGGCGCCGCGGCGGCGCGGGAGCTCGGCGTGCCCGTGGACGAGGTCCTGATGAGCTCGACCGGCGTGATCGGCGTGCGGCTCCCGATCGAGCGCATCGAGGCAACGCTCGTGGGGATGGCCGCGGAGCTCCAGTCCGACCCGCTGGTGGCCGCGCGCGCGATCATGACGACCGACCGGGTGCCCAAGGCGCTCTCCCTCTCCGTGGGCAACGCCACGCTGAGCGCAGTGGGCAAGGGCGCCGGCATGATCGCGCCCAACATGGCGACGATGCTGGTCTACATCTTCACGGACGCGGAGCTGCCGCCGGGCGCGGCCGACCCGCTGCTCCGCGCCGCCGTGGCCGACTCGTTCAACATGCTGTCCGTGGACACGGACACGAGCACGTCCGACACGTGCGTGCTGATGGCGAACGGGCTGGCGGGGCCGGTGGACGAGCAGGCGTTCGCCGCGGCTCTGAAGGCGCTGTGCATCCGCATGGCCGAGATGCTGGCGCGGGACGGCGAGGGCGCCTCGAAGCTGGTGCGCGCGACGGTCGAAGGCGCGCGCAACGTGGAGGAGGCGCGGCGCATGGCCCGCTCCATCGTCGAGTCCCCGCTGGTGAAGACCATGGCGTACGGCGCCGACCCGAACGTGGGCCGCATCCTCATGGCGCTGGGCAAGTGCTTCGAGTGTGAGATCGACCCGGCGCGTCTCGAGATCCGGATCGGCGACGCGCTGGTGTTCGCCAACGGCCGGCGGCTGGATTTCGAGGACGCCGCGGTCCGCGCGATCCTGTCCGGCGACCCGGTGGACATCCGTGTGGACCTCCGGCTCGGCGACGGCCGCGCCACCGCCTTCGGCTGCGACCTCACGCCGGGCTACATCGAGGAGAACGCGGCCTACTACTCATCTTGA
- a CDS encoding MATE family efflux transporter → MRAGRAGSRSPARGAAAGLARILFCHPSVDPERCGNRRPERRRPGRSGAPARRPRTACRVGPRKEEDSTMQDGHPTAVRKPAHGAAPRPPGPGPRGGEAGRGVRRLWRVRREARRILRLAGPIVLSQLGVVGMTTTDTLMVGPLGPTPLAAVGVGGAIHFFAMVMSMGLVLGTGPLVSQAFGAGRSRDCVLWLVQGVWVALVASVPVVLVSLEGERVARLLGQAPDIAALAGAYMRALAPGVPGWLLFMAFRQYVEGMGRPTPPTAITLGGLVLNGLANYAFIHGLGGVIPAMGAVGTGWATTLVRWSMAFAAGAYLVLSGDVARVRGLGTLAPRPALLRRILVVGAPISGQLVLEIGLFSFGASIMMGWLGAVSLAAHQIAMNLASTTFMVALGASLAGQIRVGQHIGARRPAAARRAALATYGLAVGFMAMCGLVFLGFPALLVGLYTGEGDVLRLGATLLLFAAAFQVFDGAQVAGLCVLRGAADTAVPMLLAGVGYWGVGLPAAYLLGFHTPLGPVGVWAGMSLSLAVVASLLALRVRNVLWRRAPGAVGARRPGAGLWPESGAQTASAAG, encoded by the coding sequence ATGCGGGCGGGCCGGGCCGGGTCCCGGTCCCCGGCACGTGGAGCCGCCGCGGGGCTCGCGCGTATTCTATTCTGTCATCCTTCGGTCGATCCGGAGCGCTGTGGGAACCGCCGGCCCGAGCGGCGCCGCCCGGGCCGGTCTGGTGCTCCCGCCCGGCGACCGCGCACCGCGTGTCGGGTCGGGCCGCGGAAGGAGGAAGACAGCACGATGCAGGATGGGCATCCAACGGCGGTGCGGAAACCCGCCCACGGCGCCGCGCCCCGCCCGCCCGGGCCGGGGCCGCGCGGCGGGGAGGCTGGCCGGGGAGTCCGCCGCCTCTGGCGGGTCCGGCGCGAGGCCCGGCGCATCCTCCGGCTGGCCGGCCCGATCGTGCTGAGCCAGCTCGGCGTCGTGGGCATGACCACCACGGACACCCTCATGGTCGGGCCGCTCGGGCCGACACCGCTCGCGGCCGTCGGCGTGGGCGGGGCGATCCACTTCTTCGCCATGGTCATGTCCATGGGCCTCGTGCTCGGGACGGGCCCGCTGGTCAGCCAGGCGTTCGGCGCGGGACGGTCCAGGGACTGCGTCCTGTGGTTGGTCCAGGGTGTATGGGTGGCCCTGGTGGCGAGCGTGCCGGTCGTGCTCGTGTCGCTCGAGGGCGAGCGGGTCGCCCGGCTGCTCGGCCAGGCGCCGGACATCGCCGCCCTGGCCGGCGCGTACATGCGCGCACTCGCCCCCGGCGTGCCCGGCTGGCTGCTGTTCATGGCGTTCCGCCAGTACGTGGAAGGCATGGGCCGGCCGACGCCGCCCACCGCCATCACGCTCGGCGGCCTCGTGCTCAACGGGCTGGCCAACTACGCGTTCATCCACGGCCTCGGCGGCGTCATCCCCGCCATGGGCGCCGTGGGCACGGGCTGGGCGACGACGCTGGTCCGCTGGTCCATGGCGTTCGCCGCGGGCGCGTATCTGGTCCTCAGCGGCGACGTGGCCCGGGTGCGGGGCCTCGGCACGCTCGCGCCCCGGCCGGCCCTGCTCCGCAGGATCCTGGTGGTCGGCGCGCCCATCAGCGGCCAGCTCGTCCTGGAGATCGGCCTCTTCTCCTTCGGCGCCTCCATCATGATGGGCTGGCTGGGCGCGGTCTCCCTGGCCGCACACCAGATCGCGATGAACCTGGCCTCGACGACCTTCATGGTCGCGCTCGGCGCGAGCCTCGCCGGCCAGATCCGCGTCGGGCAGCACATCGGCGCGCGCCGACCCGCGGCCGCGCGCCGCGCCGCGCTCGCCACCTACGGGCTGGCGGTCGGCTTCATGGCGATGTGCGGACTCGTGTTCCTCGGCTTCCCCGCGCTGCTCGTCGGGCTCTACACGGGGGAAGGCGACGTCTTGCGGCTCGGCGCCACGCTACTCCTGTTCGCCGCCGCGTTCCAGGTCTTCGACGGCGCGCAGGTCGCCGGCCTCTGCGTGCTGCGCGGCGCGGCGGACACGGCGGTGCCCATGCTCCTGGCGGGCGTCGGCTACTGGGGCGTGGGGTTGCCGGCCGCCTACCTGCTCGGCTTCCACACGCCGCTCGGCCCTGTGGGCGTGTGGGCGGGAATGTCGCTCTCCCTCGCCGTCGTCGCCTCGCTGCTCGCGCTGCGCGTGCGGAACGTGCTGTGGCGACGCGCACCCGGAGCCGTGGGCGCCCGGCGGCCCGGAGCTGGCCTGTGGCCGGAGAGCGGCGCTCAGACGGCGTCGGCGGCGGGTTGA
- a CDS encoding YebC/PmpR family DNA-binding transcriptional regulator: MAGHSKWAQIKRKKAANDAKRGQMFTKLIREITVAAREGGGDPDFNPRLRLAVETAKAANMPAENIERAIKRGTGELEGVNYEAVTYEGYGPGGVALYIETLTDNANRTVAEVRHILSKHGGSLGQAGSVAWQFDRKGQIYVDATRYDEEATMMAALEAGAEDLQREDDTYVITTDVASFHSVQQALREKGIEFEQAELAMVPKTSVRVTGADAQRLLKLLDALEDADDVQKVHSNADIDEAALAEAAS, translated from the coding sequence TTGGCCGGGCACAGCAAGTGGGCGCAGATCAAGCGTAAGAAGGCCGCGAACGACGCGAAGCGCGGCCAGATGTTCACCAAGCTCATCCGCGAGATCACCGTCGCGGCCCGCGAGGGCGGCGGTGACCCGGACTTCAACCCGCGGCTGCGGCTCGCGGTGGAGACCGCCAAAGCCGCGAACATGCCCGCGGAGAACATCGAGCGCGCCATCAAGCGCGGCACGGGTGAGCTCGAGGGCGTCAACTACGAGGCCGTCACGTACGAGGGCTACGGACCCGGCGGCGTCGCGTTGTACATCGAGACTCTGACGGACAACGCGAACCGCACGGTCGCGGAGGTCCGCCACATCCTCTCCAAGCACGGCGGGTCGCTCGGGCAGGCCGGCTCCGTGGCGTGGCAGTTCGACCGCAAGGGCCAGATCTACGTGGACGCCACCCGCTACGACGAGGAAGCCACGATGATGGCGGCGCTCGAGGCCGGCGCGGAGGACCTTCAGCGCGAGGACGACACGTACGTCATCACCACGGACGTGGCGAGCTTCCACAGCGTGCAGCAGGCGTTGCGCGAGAAGGGCATCGAGTTCGAGCAGGCCGAGCTGGCGATGGTGCCCAAGACGTCGGTCCGCGTGACGGGGGCGGACGCCCAGCGGCTCCTCAAGCTCCTGGACGCGCTGGAGGACGCCGATGACGTCCAGAAGGTCCACAGCAACGCGGACATCGACGAAGCGGCGCTCGCGGAGGCGGCGTCTTGA
- a CDS encoding crossover junction endodeoxyribonuclease RuvC, with protein sequence MTIVLGVDPGTATTGYGVVARAGDGAVSLLECGVIRTHPREPLPRRLRDIYEGIGDVIARHPPDIVAVEGVFYGRNVRTTVVLGHTRGAILLAAALRDLPVVEYSPAEIKNAIVGTGRATKEQVQYMVQRLLRLKAVPRPADAADAVAVALCHCFANTLRKAPQPMRFHARALGREP encoded by the coding sequence TTGACCATCGTCCTCGGAGTGGATCCGGGGACGGCCACGACGGGGTATGGCGTCGTCGCCCGTGCGGGGGACGGCGCCGTTTCGTTGCTCGAGTGCGGCGTCATCCGCACGCACCCGCGCGAGCCGCTGCCGCGCCGGCTGCGCGACATCTACGAGGGGATCGGCGACGTGATCGCCCGCCACCCGCCGGACATCGTCGCCGTCGAAGGCGTCTTCTACGGGCGCAACGTGCGCACCACGGTCGTGCTCGGCCACACGCGCGGCGCGATCCTGCTCGCTGCCGCGCTGCGCGATCTGCCCGTCGTCGAATACTCCCCTGCCGAGATCAAGAACGCCATTGTCGGGACCGGACGTGCGACCAAGGAGCAGGTCCAGTACATGGTCCAGCGGCTGCTGCGGTTGAAGGCCGTCCCCAGGCCGGCGGACGCGGCGGACGCGGTGGCCGTCGCGCTGTGCCACTGTTTCGCGAATACGCTGCGCAAGGCGCCGCAGCCCATGCGCTTCCACGCCAGGGCGCTGGGGAGGGAACCATGA
- the ruvA gene encoding Holliday junction branch migration protein RuvA produces the protein MISRVRGTLLRSRPEVAEVMTPGGVAYEISIPLTVYERLPREGQEVELRTVQVVREDAVELFGFLDDRERAVFGRLLTASGIGPRLALAMLSTLSPDRLVRAIAERDTSALRQVPGVGAKKAERIVVELQGKLDDLALAATGPVPQSRAADEATSALIALGYTPAQAVTAVRRALEKDGRLEGTDLIKAALAVLSK, from the coding sequence ATGATCAGCCGGGTGCGTGGCACGCTCCTGCGCAGCCGGCCCGAGGTCGCCGAGGTGATGACGCCGGGCGGCGTCGCCTACGAGATCAGCATCCCGCTCACCGTCTACGAGCGGCTGCCGCGGGAGGGGCAGGAGGTCGAGCTGCGCACCGTGCAGGTGGTGCGCGAGGATGCGGTCGAGCTGTTCGGTTTCCTCGACGACCGCGAGCGGGCGGTCTTTGGGCGGCTGCTCACCGCGTCCGGCATCGGCCCGCGGCTCGCGCTGGCCATGCTGTCCACCCTCTCGCCCGACCGCCTCGTCCGCGCCATCGCCGAGCGCGACACCAGCGCGCTACGCCAGGTGCCCGGTGTGGGCGCGAAGAAGGCGGAGCGCATCGTCGTCGAGCTCCAGGGCAAGCTCGACGACCTCGCCCTCGCCGCGACCGGCCCGGTCCCGCAGAGCCGCGCGGCGGACGAGGCCACCAGCGCGCTGATCGCCCTCGGCTACACGCCCGCACAGGCTGTCACGGCGGTGCGGCGCGCGCTCGAAAAGGACGGCCGGTTGGAGGGCACGGACCTGATCAAGGCGGCGCTGGCGGTGCTCAGCAAGTGA